A genome region from Gambusia affinis linkage group LG24, SWU_Gaff_1.0, whole genome shotgun sequence includes the following:
- the sap18 gene encoding histone deacetylase complex subunit SAP18: MALESRITQEEIKKEPEKPIDREKTCPLLLRVFTTNSGRHHRADEFARGNVPSSELQIYTWMDATLKELTSLVKEVYPEARKKGTHFSFAIVFPDLRVKMYKLKEIGSTVSGRKGLDDAMTLQSQRFQIGDYLDIAITPPNRAPPLNTRMRPF, from the exons TTACACAGGAGGAAATAAAGAAGGAGCCAGAGAAACCCATCGATCGGGAAAAG ACTTGCCCCCTTCTCCTGCGAGTATTTACCACCAACAGTGGGCGACACCACAGAGCAGACGAATTTGCTCGGGGCAATGTGCCCTCCAGTGAGCTCCAGATATACACATG GATGGATGCTACGTTGAAGGAGCTTACCAGTTTAGTAAAGGAAGTGTATCCAGAAGCCAGGAAAAAGGGGACTCACTTCAGTTTCGCCATTGTCTTCCCTGATCTGAGAGTAAAGATGTACAA GTTGAAGGAGATCGGCAGCACTGTGTCTGGGAGGAAGGGCCTGGATGACGCCATGACGCTGCAGTCTCAGCGTTTCCAGATCGGAGACTACCTGGATATAGCCATCACACCGCCCAACAGAGCGCCGCCCCTCAACACACGCATGAGGCCTTTCTGA
- the rtraf gene encoding RNA transcription, translation and transport factor protein, with the protein MQDVSRAVAAQVHSLNKKSGDFALSICSEMFRRKLTGLDYHDPNGFDCSDETQFRNCIVWLEDQKIRHYKIEDRGNLRNIPSSDWPKAYEKYLLDLNCPFGVQEKKEALDWLLGLAVRYEYGDNVEKYKNCRPLDTSANSDKAVDPLLNLDSNSPDFKAGVTALANILKIQRHDDYLVMLKAIRILIQERLSPEAIAMASQNREGVPVALDKHILGFDTGDATLNEAAQILRLLHIEELRELQTKINEAIVAVQAIIADPKTDHRLGKVGR; encoded by the exons ATGCAAGACGTTAGCAGAGCAGTAGCCGCGCAAGTCCACAGTCTAAATAAGAAAAGCGGAGATTTTGCGCTAAGTAtttgttctgaaatgtttcGCAGGAAACTGACTGGGCTAGACTACCACGACCCGAACGGATTTGACTGCTCAG ATGAAACCCAATTCAGGAACTGCATTGTGTGGCTGGAGGACCAGAAGATCCGACACTATAAGATCGAGGACAGAGGCAACCTTAGGAACATCCCCAGTTCAGACTGGCCCAAAGCTTATGAGAAG TACCTGCTGGATCTGAACTGTCCCTTTGGAGTTCAGGAGAAGAAGGAGGCCCTGGACTGGCTGCTGGGTCTGGCTGTACGCTACGAATATGGAGACAATG TTGAAAAGTATAAGAACTGTCGGCCGCTGGACACGTCCGCTAACAGCGATAAGGCCGTGGATCCTCTCCTCAACCTCGACA GTAACTCCCCAGATTTTAAAGCAGGAGTCACAGCATTGGCCAACATCCTCAAAATACAGCGGCATGACGATTACCTGGTCATGCTAAAG GCCATCCGTATCCTGATCCAGGAGAGACTTTCACCAGAGGCCATTGCTATGGCCAGCCAGAACAGAGAG GGTGTTCCGGTCGCTTTGGACAAACACATTCTGGGTTTCGACACTGGAG ACGCGACCCTGAACGAAGCGGCCCAGATTCTGCGCCTGCTGCACATCGAGGAGCTGCGGGAGCTGCAGACGAAGATCAACGAGGCCATCGTCGCCGTCCAGGCCATCATAGCCGACCCCAAGACGGACCACCGGCTGGGCAAGGTCGGCAGATGA